The Corynebacterium simulans genome contains a region encoding:
- the paaE gene encoding 1,2-phenylacetyl-CoA epoxidase subunit PaaE: MTTTIPAKKKATFNTLTVTGVRKLTEDSVEVSFAVPAELQEDYNYIPGQYVALRAEINGQEVRRSYSICDVPRDGVIRVAIKRDRGGIFSTWANEELTPGTQMDVMNPQGAFTSKTHLTGLNNPEAVREELEKLDHPHLVAVAAGSGITPIMAIAQTVLAESPETTFELIFANKGGGDVMFAEEIGDLKDKYPNRFAVHHVLSREQRVNPLFSGRIDAEKLQTLLDNVVRTENVDEWFLCGPFELVQLVRDELSGRAVDEKNVRYELFTTGKPTGNQNQSGRRVEADPEGNNVEITFQLDGLSGSVTSPVSAHESLLNAALRVRSDVPFACAGGVCGTCRAKVTEGEVEMDENYALEADEVAAGYVLTCQSHATTPNVSLNFDA; encoded by the coding sequence ATGACCACCACAATCCCCGCTAAGAAGAAGGCTACGTTCAACACCCTGACCGTGACCGGTGTACGTAAGCTCACCGAAGACTCCGTCGAGGTTTCCTTCGCAGTCCCCGCCGAACTCCAGGAAGACTACAACTACATCCCCGGCCAGTACGTGGCACTGCGTGCCGAGATCAACGGCCAGGAAGTGCGTCGCTCCTATTCCATCTGCGATGTGCCGCGCGACGGTGTCATCCGCGTGGCCATCAAGCGCGACCGCGGCGGCATCTTTTCTACCTGGGCCAACGAGGAGCTAACCCCCGGTACCCAGATGGACGTGATGAACCCGCAGGGCGCGTTTACCTCAAAGACCCACCTGACCGGCCTTAATAACCCAGAGGCCGTGCGCGAGGAGCTGGAAAAGCTTGACCATCCGCACCTCGTCGCCGTTGCCGCGGGTTCGGGCATCACCCCAATCATGGCGATTGCTCAGACCGTGCTGGCGGAGTCCCCGGAAACCACCTTCGAGCTCATCTTCGCCAACAAGGGCGGCGGAGATGTCATGTTTGCCGAGGAGATCGGTGACTTGAAGGATAAGTACCCGAACCGCTTCGCCGTCCATCACGTGCTTTCCCGCGAGCAGCGCGTCAACCCGCTGTTTTCCGGCCGCATCGACGCCGAGAAGCTGCAGACGTTGCTCGATAACGTGGTGCGCACCGAGAACGTGGACGAGTGGTTCCTGTGCGGCCCCTTCGAACTGGTCCAGCTGGTCCGCGACGAGCTCTCCGGCCGCGCTGTCGATGAGAAGAACGTGCGCTACGAGCTCTTTACCACCGGCAAGCCCACGGGCAATCAGAACCAGTCTGGCCGCCGGGTAGAAGCCGATCCAGAAGGCAACAACGTCGAAATCACCTTCCAGCTCGATGGCCTCTCCGGCTCGGTTACCTCCCCGGTTTCCGCCCACGAATCACTCCTGAACGCCGCTCTGCGCGTGCGCTCCGATGTCCCATTCGCCTGCGCCGGCGGCGTGTGCGGCACCTGCCGCGCCAAGGTCACAGAAGGCGAAGTGGAGATGGATGAAAACTACGCCCTCGAGGCCGACGAAGTGGCAGCCGGCTATGTGCTGACCTGCCAATCCCACGCCACCACGCCAAACGTCTCCCTCAACTTCGACGCTTAA
- the paaD gene encoding 1,2-phenylacetyl-CoA epoxidase subunit PaaD, giving the protein MTITDTSHPLRPAAPADAQVWDVAAQVPDPEIPVISIADLGILRAAKLEDDVAVVTITPTYSGCPAMEHITADITAALGQAGYSAARVDLVLQPAWTTDWITELGRKNLKDYGIAPPTGKSRAANSGPIPLTLGPPPAIECPHCGSRRTRKLAQFGSTSCKALYNCLDCLEPFDYFKVH; this is encoded by the coding sequence GTGACCATCACTGATACCTCTCATCCCCTGCGCCCGGCAGCGCCTGCCGACGCCCAGGTATGGGACGTCGCCGCGCAAGTCCCCGACCCCGAGATTCCCGTCATCTCGATTGCGGACCTGGGGATTCTGCGCGCAGCGAAGCTAGAAGACGACGTCGCAGTGGTAACCATTACTCCGACCTACTCGGGCTGCCCCGCCATGGAGCACATCACCGCGGATATCACCGCAGCGCTGGGGCAGGCAGGCTACAGCGCTGCCCGCGTGGACCTAGTGCTGCAGCCGGCGTGGACCACCGACTGGATCACCGAGTTGGGCCGCAAGAACCTCAAGGATTATGGCATCGCGCCGCCAACCGGCAAGTCCCGCGCGGCAAACTCTGGACCCATCCCGCTGACCCTTGGTCCCCCACCTGCCATCGAATGCCCACACTGCGGCTCCCGCCGCACCCGCAAGCTCGCCCAATTTGGCTCTACTTCCTGCAAGGCACTGTATAACTGCCTGGACTGCCTAGAGCCTTTCGACTACTTCAAGGTGCACTAA
- a CDS encoding thiolase family protein: MTTPNAYLVSGFRTPVGRYGGALSSVRPDDLIATTIRQTVETAGIDPSLVDEVIIGNANGAGEENRNVARMAWLLAGFPDTVPGITVNRLCASGMSSIALATALVESGQADIIVAGGVESMSRAPWVMEKPTKAFAKPGEVYDTSIGWRFPNSKFLAQEKMTYSMPETAEEVANVYGITREGADAFALRSHQRALQAIADGKFAAEIVPVEVKDRKGNVTIVDTDEGPRPETSLEKLAKLRPVTSLGEVTTAGNASSLNDGASCVIVASAAAVEKHGLKARARVVANSARGVKPEIMGTGPVPATRQVLERAGWSIEDLDAVELNEAFASQSLACIRELGLDEDKVNAWGGAIALGHPLGSSGSRITLTLLNRLETEGLQRGVATMCVGVGQGTAIAIERV, encoded by the coding sequence ATGACTACCCCTAACGCATACCTCGTCTCCGGTTTCCGCACGCCAGTGGGCCGCTACGGCGGCGCGCTTTCTTCCGTGCGCCCCGACGATCTCATCGCCACCACCATCCGTCAGACCGTCGAAACCGCAGGCATCGACCCATCCCTGGTGGATGAAGTCATCATCGGAAACGCCAACGGCGCCGGCGAGGAAAACCGCAACGTCGCCCGCATGGCGTGGCTACTGGCTGGCTTCCCCGACACCGTCCCCGGTATCACCGTCAACCGCCTGTGCGCTTCGGGCATGTCCTCGATTGCGCTGGCTACCGCCCTCGTAGAGTCGGGCCAGGCGGACATCATCGTCGCAGGTGGCGTGGAGTCCATGTCGCGCGCGCCGTGGGTTATGGAAAAGCCCACCAAGGCCTTTGCCAAGCCAGGCGAGGTCTATGACACCTCCATCGGCTGGCGCTTCCCCAACTCCAAGTTCCTGGCGCAGGAAAAGATGACCTACTCCATGCCGGAAACCGCCGAAGAGGTGGCTAACGTCTACGGCATCACCCGCGAGGGCGCGGACGCATTCGCCCTGCGCTCCCACCAGCGCGCACTTCAGGCTATCGCCGACGGCAAGTTCGCTGCGGAAATCGTGCCGGTAGAGGTCAAGGACCGCAAGGGAAATGTCACCATCGTCGACACGGACGAGGGCCCGCGCCCCGAAACCTCCCTGGAAAAGCTCGCCAAGCTACGCCCGGTAACCAGCCTCGGCGAAGTCACTACGGCCGGCAACGCATCTTCGCTTAACGACGGCGCTTCCTGCGTCATCGTCGCCTCTGCAGCGGCCGTCGAAAAGCATGGTCTTAAGGCTCGCGCCCGCGTGGTCGCGAACTCCGCCCGCGGCGTCAAGCCCGAGATCATGGGAACCGGCCCTGTGCCCGCTACCCGCCAGGTGCTCGAGCGCGCTGGCTGGAGCATTGAGGACCTCGACGCGGTTGAGCTCAACGAGGCCTTCGCCTCCCAGTCCCTCGCATGCATCCGCGAGCTCGGGCTCGACGAGGACAAAGTCAATGCGTGGGGCGGAGCCATCGCTCTGGGCCACCCGCTGGGTTCCTCCGGCTCGCGTATCACGTTGACCCTGCTCAACCGTCTCGAGACCGAAGGCTTGCAGCGCGGTGTGGCCACCATGTGCGTGGGCGTGGGTCAGGGAACCGCGATTGCGATCGAGAGGGTCTAA
- a CDS encoding enoyl-CoA hydratase/isomerase family protein — translation MSTAIEITQEEGFVLARLNRPTVRNAIDEQMVAELHELCAGLEQEPQILIITGCTVETSKGPRGIFASGADIAQLRERRRDDALRGINSGIFHRIAQLPMPVIAAVDGYALGGGLELALAADFRVATPFAKFGQPEANLGIIAAAGALWRLKNTVGVPLAKEILLAGRILSGEEALEAHLINEVHSPAELLDGAKALAERIAALDPLAVRITKQLMDMPDSAHPSVDNIAQAVLFESQAKFDRMQAFLDRKKEK, via the coding sequence ATGAGTACCGCTATCGAGATAACCCAAGAAGAAGGCTTTGTTCTAGCCCGCCTGAACCGCCCAACGGTGCGCAATGCCATCGACGAGCAGATGGTGGCTGAGCTGCACGAACTCTGCGCGGGGTTGGAACAAGAACCGCAGATTCTCATCATCACCGGCTGCACCGTGGAAACCTCCAAGGGTCCGCGCGGCATCTTCGCCTCGGGCGCGGACATCGCCCAGCTGCGGGAGCGCCGCCGCGACGACGCCCTGCGCGGCATCAACTCCGGCATCTTTCACCGCATCGCCCAGCTGCCGATGCCCGTCATCGCTGCCGTCGACGGCTATGCCCTAGGCGGCGGCCTGGAACTGGCGCTCGCTGCGGATTTCCGGGTAGCCACCCCGTTTGCCAAGTTCGGCCAGCCGGAGGCCAACCTGGGAATCATCGCCGCGGCCGGGGCGCTGTGGCGGCTCAAGAACACGGTCGGTGTGCCGCTCGCCAAGGAGATTCTGCTGGCAGGACGCATCTTAAGCGGCGAAGAGGCGCTGGAGGCACACCTTATTAACGAGGTTCACTCCCCCGCTGAGCTCCTCGACGGCGCAAAGGCCCTAGCCGAGCGCATCGCCGCGCTCGACCCGCTGGCCGTGCGCATTACTAAACAGCTAATGGACATGCCGGATTCCGCGCACCCCTCAGTAGACAACATCGCTCAGGCCGTGCTCTTCGAGTCTCAGGCCAAATTCGACCGCATGCAAGCATTCCTCGACCGCAAGAAGGAAAAATAA
- a CDS encoding 3-hydroxyacyl-CoA dehydrogenase family protein: MKTPNKVGVLGGGRMGAGIAHAFLAAGAQVHVVDINDDAVAAARQRVEKAIQGSLDRGASGTFESWAQRLTLSTEAADFAGFPLVVEAVPESMELKTQAFANVSAAAPEAVIATNTSSLSVSELAGSVNNDVIGLHFFNPVPASKLVEVVIADSTPAELVEDAKGWVEALGKTAVVVKDAPGFASSRLGVAIALEAIRMVEEGVASPRDIDNAMVLGYKFPIGPLELTDIVGLDVRLGIAEYLESQLGERFAPPQLMRDMVARGELGRKSGKGFYDYS, from the coding sequence ATGAAAACCCCGAATAAAGTTGGAGTACTAGGCGGCGGCCGCATGGGTGCCGGCATCGCGCATGCCTTCCTGGCAGCGGGTGCGCAGGTCCACGTCGTCGATATCAACGACGATGCCGTCGCAGCCGCCCGCCAGCGCGTGGAGAAGGCCATCCAGGGTTCCCTGGATCGCGGCGCTTCCGGCACCTTCGAATCGTGGGCTCAGCGCCTGACGCTGTCCACCGAGGCTGCCGACTTCGCGGGATTCCCGCTGGTAGTCGAGGCAGTCCCGGAGTCCATGGAGCTCAAGACGCAGGCATTCGCCAACGTTTCGGCGGCAGCTCCGGAGGCAGTCATCGCCACCAATACCTCTTCCCTGTCCGTATCCGAGCTGGCAGGAAGCGTAAACAACGACGTAATCGGCCTACACTTTTTCAACCCAGTTCCGGCATCCAAGCTGGTAGAGGTGGTCATCGCTGACTCCACCCCCGCGGAACTGGTTGAGGACGCCAAGGGCTGGGTTGAGGCTTTGGGCAAGACGGCCGTTGTGGTCAAGGATGCCCCCGGCTTCGCGTCCTCCCGCTTGGGCGTGGCCATTGCGCTGGAGGCCATCCGAATGGTGGAGGAAGGCGTTGCCTCCCCGCGCGATATCGACAACGCGATGGTGCTGGGCTACAAGTTCCCCATCGGCCCGCTCGAGCTCACCGACATCGTGGGCTTGGACGTGCGTCTCGGCATCGCCGAGTACCTCGAGTCTCAGCTCGGCGAGCGCTTTGCGCCTCCGCAGCTGATGCGCGATATGGTCGCTCGCGGGGAGCTCGGCCGCAAGTCCGGCAAGGGCTTCTACGACTACAGCTAG
- a CDS encoding enoyl-CoA hydratase/isomerase family protein, which yields MIELQVDAESGVAELIFNKPKAMNSLGIADLAELSDALDAAAKAQPKALIVRGEGKSFSAGRNIKGLNPREDDATDFLANKVTPVLRQLDEFPAPTFAAVHGPCLGVGLGIALACDVVYVAEDAKFGSPFANLGATLDSGGHHLFVERLGPHRAMDLIITGELISGAEAVQAGLFSRALPAEELLDFTRGVAKRAAQGATLAFMASRKLVQDIRDNGTGLWASVDAENIAQGKLCETEDYYEGFDAFNEKRKPQFKGA from the coding sequence ATGATTGAACTACAGGTGGACGCTGAAAGCGGCGTCGCAGAACTCATCTTCAACAAGCCTAAGGCCATGAATTCTCTAGGCATTGCGGATTTGGCAGAGCTTTCCGATGCCCTCGATGCCGCAGCCAAGGCGCAGCCCAAAGCACTCATCGTCCGCGGCGAGGGCAAGAGCTTTAGCGCCGGCCGCAACATCAAGGGGCTAAACCCGCGCGAAGATGACGCAACCGACTTCCTAGCCAACAAGGTCACCCCAGTCCTGCGCCAGCTCGACGAGTTCCCCGCCCCAACCTTTGCCGCAGTCCACGGCCCCTGCCTCGGCGTAGGCCTAGGCATCGCGCTGGCCTGCGACGTTGTCTATGTCGCCGAAGACGCCAAATTCGGTTCTCCTTTTGCCAACCTCGGCGCCACCCTTGACTCCGGTGGCCACCACCTCTTCGTCGAGCGCCTCGGCCCGCACCGCGCGATGGACCTCATCATCACCGGTGAGCTCATCAGCGGCGCGGAGGCAGTCCAAGCCGGGCTCTTCTCCCGCGCACTCCCGGCAGAGGAGCTGCTGGACTTTACCCGGGGCGTCGCCAAGCGCGCGGCTCAAGGGGCCACCTTGGCATTCATGGCCAGCCGCAAGCTTGTCCAAGACATCCGCGACAACGGCACCGGGCTGTGGGCCTCCGTGGATGCGGAGAACATCGCACAAGGAAAGCTGTGCGAGACCGAAGACTATTACGAAGGTTTTGATGCCTTCAACGAAAAGCGCAAGCCGCAGTTCAAAGGAGCATAA
- a CDS encoding endonuclease domain-containing protein — protein MHKGLVSGLTKSQLATHIKHGRVTKIARGLNVWGRPTPLEVLWAVQQRYPQAVATGRTAAQLYLKREVTLPLELAAPKRLPASTYYSARRSVREQTREVLGCSVQNPLLALEQIDWGRGIELCEALYSGHRGREKLEADRAEISSLPARAQELLRSAVLFTDSSAEIAVARALQQAGLKIECNVFIGVHRWDIVIPSRKIAIEINGLKFHSELGVWIRDHWKNNEAVLRGWRTLRYTGHCVAHHLDYIVEQVAQPPNWSRRFYSFVHLWHKALLPKPWEEYALPPEPEWVHEISP, from the coding sequence ATGCACAAGGGCTTAGTGTCGGGGCTGACGAAGAGCCAACTGGCCACGCATATCAAACACGGGCGCGTCACCAAGATTGCGCGGGGGCTCAACGTTTGGGGTAGGCCTACGCCGCTGGAAGTGCTCTGGGCGGTCCAACAGCGATACCCGCAGGCCGTCGCCACTGGGCGGACAGCCGCGCAGTTGTATCTGAAGCGCGAGGTGACACTGCCATTAGAACTCGCCGCACCGAAGCGTCTGCCAGCATCTACGTATTATTCCGCGCGGCGAAGCGTGCGGGAGCAGACGCGCGAAGTGCTGGGCTGCTCCGTGCAGAATCCGCTGTTGGCTCTCGAACAGATTGACTGGGGCCGCGGCATCGAGCTCTGCGAGGCGCTTTATTCCGGACATCGCGGGCGCGAGAAGCTCGAGGCAGACCGGGCTGAAATATCCAGTCTGCCCGCCCGAGCGCAGGAGCTGTTGAGGTCCGCAGTATTGTTCACCGACTCCAGCGCGGAGATTGCGGTTGCACGGGCACTCCAGCAGGCAGGGCTGAAGATTGAATGCAACGTATTCATCGGCGTGCATCGCTGGGACATCGTGATTCCCTCACGCAAGATAGCCATCGAGATTAACGGGCTGAAGTTCCATTCCGAGTTGGGCGTGTGGATTCGCGATCACTGGAAGAACAACGAAGCCGTATTAAGAGGTTGGCGGACTTTGCGCTACACCGGCCATTGCGTGGCGCATCACCTAGATTACATCGTGGAGCAGGTAGCGCAGCCGCCCAATTGGTCGCGGCGTTTCTATTCCTTCGTTCACCTCTGGCACAAGGCGCTGCTGCCTAAACCATGGGAGGAATACGCGCTGCCGCCAGAGCCGGAGTGGGTACACGAAATATCGCCCTAA